In Syntrophorhabdaceae bacterium, the genomic window CAGCAAAGAAACCAGCAGCAAAGAAACCAGCAGCAAAGAAGAAATAAGTACGCGAAGTAAGTTTTAATAAAAAAGGGAAGACATAGTTCTTCCCTTTTTTATTTGCGTGCGCAGGGTCTCATCCCCGATGCAGCAATCATCACCCTCGTCGCTCCACGGCATGCATTATCGGAAACTTCGCCTTAGCCTCTAGCTTTAATTCTCTTTCGCCCAATCAAGGTCCTCTCGTGCGTAAGCATTTCTTGCCTGCGATACCTTTGGGTTGAAAAGTATAATGCGAGCGTGGTACTGTTAAGTATGATCAAGAAATGGAAACTAATAGAATCGAAAGTAGATAAGGATTACCGTGTATTCAAAATAAAGGCCGAGATGGCTTTGTCGCCGCGCACGAATCAGGTCGGCACATTTTATACAATCGATACGAACGATTGGGTGAATATCGTTCCTCTGACGGAAAGCGGCGAAGTCGTGATGATCAGACAGTACCGTCACGGCTCCAAGGAAATAAATTTGGAAATCCCCGGAGGTCTCGTCGATGACGAACATCATCAGGAGGCCGCGCTTCGGGAGCTTCTCGAAGAAACTGGATACACGGGAGAGAACATACGGCTTCTTGGATCGGTCAATCCCAATCCGGCGATTTTCAATAACCTCTGCCACACATACCTCGTCGAGAACGTAAAAAAGGTGGCCGAAAAGAACCTTGATCCACAGGAAGACATCGAGGTGGTTCTCACTCCGATACAGAGCGTGCCTTCTCTCATAGAAAAGGGAATCATTACTCATGCGCTTGTGCTAATCGGTTTCTATTTCTATTTTATGAAAAGTCCCGCTAAAAATAATGTATGATCGCACATAAGCCCCCCGTCATCTCTTTCGTCGGCACATCAAAAAGCGGAAAGACCACTTTCATCGAAAAATTGATACCATTACTCAAAGAGTCCGGTTTAAGGATTGCCGTCATCAAGCATCATCATCTCAATTTTGAGATCGACACAATCGGAAAGGATACATACAGGCATAAGAAGGCTGGCGCATCGGCTGTTATTCTTTCTTCGCCTCGCAAGATTGCTCTCGTCAGAGATCTTGAAAGAGAATTATCCCTCCAGGAAATTGTAAGCGGTTATATCGGTGACATAGATCTGGTTATTACCGAAGGATATAAGCAGGAAAGTACCCCCAAGATAGAAGTTTTTCGGCGAGCGACAGGGTCCGCCCCTCTTTATCCGCACGATGACAAAATTGTGGCTGTCATTGCCGATGAAAAGATCGACGCAAAGGTTGCTCACTTCTTTATGCTTGACATCAAGGGTGTGGCAAAATTCATCATGGAGTTCTTTCAGTTACGTGGTTTCGGTGCAAAGTGATTAAGGCCGAGATCCAAAGGCGGGAAGATATAGGAATCCAACATGAAATTGTTTATAATGAACCAATCATGCAGATGAACAGTGCGGGGAGAGGGTTGAAAGATGTCGCTCTATAAAGATGAAGCCATCGTTCTCTCTAAGAGGGCGTATGGCGAATCAGATAAGATCGTCCGACTTTTTACACGCGCTTCCGGTAAGGTGGCTGCTATCGCAAAAGGGGCAAGCAAAAGCCAAAAGAGGTTTATGAATACGCTTGAACCCTTTAATCATATTGCAATAGAATATTTCGAAAAGTATGGCAAAGGCATGGCGCGGTTAGAGAATGCCGATATTATGGAGACAAATCATGGCATTGAAACAAGCCTCAAGAAAGCTTGCATCGCAAGTTTTTTCTCCGAATTTGTTGACCGGCTCACCAAGGAGCGACAGGTCTATGAATCACTCTTCTTTGCACTCAAGGACTTAATCTTCGCGGTGAAGCGTCATGATTTCCTCTATTCCGATATCATCTATTATCAGTTCTTGATGCTTGATATTCTAGGGTATATGCCTAATTTTGATTCCTGCGTATATTGCGGTAGTCTCATTCCAGATGAAATCAAGGTGCACTTCTCAAAGGAACGGGGAGGTGTTCTGTGCAAAAGCTGCGCTCGATCGATTCCTCATATGCTCTGCGGGGAGGGTGTTATCCCAGGACTCATGTCGTTGAAAAATAGAGAGGAGCCCCTGGCCGACATTACCATCGAGCGTGAGGCGAGAGACATCATGGAAGGTTTTATGTCATTCCATCTCGATGTCGAGTTCAGGTCATATAGAATATTGAAAAGCGTTATTTTATAGATGTCCGATTTGTTTCTTGTGCAAAAGGATGAACCCTTTTCTCACTTCCATTTCATATCTTTTTGATTGGGACAGTTCCCGAATAAGAACCTCTTCAGGGTAATCGTCCATGACGAGGACCATAGTCCCTTCTGACTTCAGATAAGGCATGCCGCGCTTGATATACGCCTTTGTTATCTCTATCAACGGAAGGGTATCTTCCCAAATGTGTTGCAAGGCCGGCTGCATGAAAATGAAATCAAAGGCGTCATTGAGTAGAAAGGGAAATTCAATTTCGAGATGAAAAAAACCGTTCCTCTTTGCAATATCTTTTGATTCGACAAACCAGTTCTGCGATTCAAAGTTCTTCCAAACCGTCTCATCACTATCCATGTTGGAGAGCATATCCTGAATCTTCTTGTGGTCTACAGCCTTGCTGAAGTACGTCGTGGTAATAACATCCATCACATCGTGGATCCGTTTCGAGTAACGTTTCAATGTGACTTCAAGCTCCTCCCGGAGTTGAACGTCTTCCTTTATCCTTTCCGACAGGGAAAAATACCGCCTGAATATTCCTCGGAATTCTTTGAGAAGGTCTTCGGGATTTCTGCCGAAAAGCCCCAACTGGTTTCTGGCGTCGAAATGCGACGGAATCTCACTGAGCGACATGCCGATGAGAGGATTTCCGAGCTTGTAGTTACTTGCCCTTGTTCTAAAGCGGCTCTTCATCATATGGTGCAATATATCGAAGGTGGGATGTGATTTTTCGATGCCGAATAGGAGACGATCCACAATGTATCGCGTGAGCGATGTTTCGTTCTCCCATTCCGTGACAAAGGTATTGCGTTCTTTATAAGGAAGGATAAATGACAGATAGGCAATGCCCTCGATAAGTTTCGCGGCAAGGGTTCCGAAATTCGGCGTCATGTCGAGAATCTTCAAGGAGAGTAACTGCTCTTTTGTGAGCTTTGCAGCGCCTTTTTGAAGGAAGACTTCCTCAAAGTCAATACTTGTCTGGTGGTTCTTCTTATTAAAGAGATATGCCGTAATGTCCGATATGTTATAATCACTGATGTTGTCACGATGAACATGGAGTTGTTTTTCGAATTTCAGGCCGTTGTCTTGCAGGTATGTTTCTGTAGCGGGAAATTCTTTATCGGAAAAGATTTCCTGGCATACGTTCACGATTCTCGGGTAGACATCGAGTTTCTTCTTCAGACCTTGCACAGCATTTCGAGCAAACGTTCTTTTCTCTTTTAGAAGGGCAATGAGATCGGTACGCTCTTGCTCAAGAATTTCCGGTAATGTCTTTAAAAGACCGCGCAGTGAGAAGATATGAAAAAAGAGATGGAGGGCTTCTTTGCCGTTTTCGAAAAGCGCCTTTTCCAGGTCCAGGTCAATGAGCGTCGCTTCATGAGCAACCGGTCTTCTGATGAGCATCCAATGCTGTCCGTTGGTGAGGATTCCCCAGGGTACTCTCGTTTTTTTCAAAAGATAGGCAGTCTGAAACATGGGAATTCTGTTCTCGAATTCAAGATAGAATCCGCTTATGCCCTCTTCGAGATTTCTTCCGTATCTCTTGAGCACGAGTAGCCCCCGCGCATGAGCATAATACTCTTCGGTACCCCACAATGATGAACTTCTCACATAGTCTTCATCACTGGCAAATAGGGCGGCGTCAGGACCTTTAATCTGTTCTTCAAAGAATTTCGGTTTGGATTCATATGCATATCCGAGAAGCTTAAGCACAGGCTTGATGAGATGTATCTCTGTATGGATTTCGCTCGCGAATTGCTTTATGTCCTGAAACTTCGCCAACACTTGCTCAAGCGATAGGTATGCGCTCTCTTCTTGCGGCATCAGAAGGATATTGTTGAGCCCCGCGGTGGAAAGGAGTGTATTTCTCCTAATAAATGAATGCATAGGCCGAATTAAGATAATAATAGAATGTTAACAGGTATTAGTCAAGGAGGGCCGCTCTTTGGTGGTGTCCTGAAGACACTATCCGCTCTTTCGGACTGAGACACCAGAAGCATTTGATGTTACCTCTGCTTCTTGACAGGGCTCAATCCCTCCTCTATGAACGAGGTCATATCCCTCTTGCCGATATCATATGGTTTAGGCATGCCGACCTTAATTCCCCGATCCCATCCGTTGGAACTAAGACCCATGTTCTGCCCTCTCTCTATTTCTTTCAGTTTCATCCTGATAATAGCTATGAGACCGATTATCCCGATCCAGAAAAGAACGAGCGTCTCGTATACGATATACCGGTCGTACGGAGATGACGGAAAGACCTCCAAGGCTTGCCCTCCCGCAATGTCACTGGCGATCCCAGAGACCATGCCAAAACAACCGAGGATCAGTTTTGCGATCATTAACACCCCTAACTGAAATAACCGATCACGGTCATCACGATGAAGTATATAATGTAGATGAATCCGATCCACGTAAACACAGGGCTTCTTTCTTGACGCAGAGACTTCCTGTCGAAAAAGGGAAAAAGAAACAGGAAAAGAACGGCGACCGTCACGATGATGATCGCAATTGTTTCTCCGTTAAGTCCCAGGATGACACCCGGGAATAGCTTGAGGGTCTGAAAGAGAGAGAGAAAGTACCACTCGGGCTTTATATTTTCCGGGGCAGGGGCCAGAGGATCTGCCTGTCTTCCTATCTCAGGAGGAGCAAGGGCGGCACATGTAACTACAAGGCCAAGCAAAACGAGCCATATGATCAGGTCCTTGTATAAAATGTTGGGGAAGAAGAAAGTGTCTTGGCCTCGCTTACTTTCCTGCGACATTGGTACACTCATGCCGTGATATTGAACGAGAAAGAGGTGCGCTACAACAACAAGTATCACCGCGAGGGGCAGAATCGATACGTGAAATGCGTAGAATCTCGTGAGTGTCTCCCCGGTCACATCGATACCGCCTCGCAAGAAATTCCTGATGAAACCTCCAACAATCGGAAAATTGCCCGCTCCGCCCGTAGCCACCCTCACCGCAGCGAAAGCCCGTTCATCCCAGAGGAGAAAGTAGCCACTCAATCCGAAAAAAATCGAAATGCCGAGCAGTATGCAGCCGGACAGCCAGAGCAACTCCCTGGGTTTTCTGTAAGATTTGAGCATCAGTGTGCCGAACATATGAACAAGGACGAGTGCGATTGCAAACTGCGCGCCCCAGTGATGAAGCGATCGAAAGAACCACCCCATATGAAGTTTCGTTACTATCTCGATGATGCTTTTATGGGCAAATTCTGCGTGCGGGATGTAGTAAAGGGCAAGAACGGCCCCGGTGATAAATTGAATGATGAAGAGAAAGAGCGTCGCACCTCCCGTAAAATACCAGATCTCATACGAGTGCGATGGCACACGTTTTGATCTCGCAAAACGCCTGAAGTCTTCAACGTTATATCGTTCTTCGAACCAGTTTCTAAGCTCTTGCCGTATCAACTTTGACCCCTTTTCTTGCGATAATCATTTTTTCGCCTGACACGGTTACGTCGAAGAACTCAAGCGGTCTCGGCGGCGGGCCCTGTATGTTTTTCCCATTATCATCAAACCATCCTTTATGACAGGCACAGTAAAATTTCTTTTCCTCCGCTCGATACGTGATATTGCACTCCATATGCGTACATACCCCTTTCAGGGCGGAAACCTCGCCATCTGTCTTTTTGAGAAAGAGACCGACTTTCCCTCCCCAGGCAAAGGGCCTAATCGAGTTGGGCGGTATGGAAAGAAAATCCCGCGCCGCGAGCACCACAAAATCGGGTTCTTTGGAGAGCGTCGGAAAGGCAAATTTCAACAGAGGATAAATGCTCCCTGCGCTGAAGGCGAGAAGCCATCCTCCAAAGAGCGTATTAAGAAAGGTCCGTCTCGTCACAAGAGAATAAGGGATTTTCATACTTTGCCCTTTCGGAACACGTTTTTAGCTTTTTCTCTGATGAGGGTTTTGCGCAAGCCCACAATCGAATCGGTGGGTCGCACATCCTTGGGGCAGGCGTCGATACAGCGAAGGATCGTATCGCATCCCCACAGCCCCTTTTCGTTGTTGAACGTTTCAAGAAAACCCGTGGGGCGTTCGTCGCGAGAATCAAGGATAAACCTTTCGAGTTTGGCAAATGCTGCAGGGCCCACGTACTCGGGATCCCTCGTAATGACAGGGCATGCTCCGAAACAAGACGCGCAGAGAATACAGTTGACAAACTGATCGATGCGGGCTCGCTCCTTTTCGCTTTGATTGATCTCTTTGTCCGGGTGAGGACTGCTTCTGATCAAATACGGATGCACTTTCTCGTACATGCTCCAGAAGGGCTTCATGTCAACCACCAGGTCTTTGACAACATCCATGTTCGGAAGGGGCTCAAGGATGATCGTGTTCGATTCAAATGAAGCCGCCTGTGTTCTGCAGGCAAGATCGATCCTTCCGTTAATGACCATGGCACACGAACCGCACACCGCTGAGCGGCAGGATGAGCGAAACGAAAGAGTCCCATCCAGTTGCTCCCTGATTTTCAAAAGTACGGCGAGCACCGTAAGACCGGACTCCGCGCCGATCTCGTACGAATGAAAGATCGGCGCCACTTCTGGCTCTTTGGCGTCGTAGCGGAGAATCTTGAACGTATATGCATTCCCGGTGATCAATATGTCCTCTCTTGGGGTTCGTATCGCGTAATCCTCACATCTTGGGACGTAATTACCGGCTCCCCTTCGGTTCCGATTTGTGCAATGCTATGTTTAAGCCACTCCGTATCGTTGCGCTTGTTAAAGTCCCTCCTATAGTGAGCGCCCCGGCTTTCTTCCCGCAAGATGGCCCCGAGAACGATGGCGTGGGCAACGTCCAGCATATGGCTGAGCTCAATGGCGCCTACCAGCTCATAATTCATGTGACGGTCCGCCGAAGACAGGCGTATTCTCTTGTACCGTTCTTTAATAGTTGAAATATCCTCAAGTGCCCTTTTCATCTCGTCTTTTGTTCTGAAGATACCCACATTTTCGCTCATTGTCCGGGAAAGCTCGGTCTGTAGAACGGAAGGCCTCTCGTCTCCGCCATTCGATAGATTCTTGATTGCTCTTTCCATCGTATCTTTCGCTGACTCGAGGAGCTTCTCACAGGATCTTACCCCATCATTCGTAAGGTACCTATCGATGGCGGCTGCAGCCAATTTCCCGAAGACCACTGTTTCAAGAAGGGAGTTGCCTCCCAGCCTGTTAGCCCCATGGACACTCACGCAAGCGCATTCACCCGCGGCGTAGAACCCTTTTGTATTCGTTTCACACCGTTCATTGGTAGAAATGCCTCCCATGGAGTAGTGCTGGCAGGGCATGATCGGAATAGGCTCGTAGACGGGATCGATACCGATGAAATCAATACAGATTTTCCTGATACCGGGCAACCTGTTTTGTATCCTTTCCTTGCCGAGATGCCTCAAATCTAGTTTGATGTATCTGCCTAACGGATGTTCGAAACATCTTCCCTCTTCTATCTCGGTTTGGATGCTCCGCGAGACAATGTCCCGGGGAGCCAGTTCCATGGCCTTGGGGGCGTATTGCGCCATGAACCGTTCACCCCTGTTGTTCAAAAGAAAGCCCCCTTCCCCGCGACACGCTTCACTGATAAGAATATTAGTTCCGATAAGACCTGTGGGATGGAACTGGACAAATTCCATATCTTTCAAAGGCACTCGCGCTGCGTAGGCTATGCCGATGCCGCTCCCCGTATTGATGAGGGCATTCGTGGAGTAAAAATAGACCCGCCCATATCCACCCGTTGCGAAAAGCGTCGCCCTAGCCCGGATGGGGATTATCTCGCCGTTCATAAGATCGTATGCAATAACGCCATGGCAGACTCCATCCTCTGTCACCAGCGAGGTCGCGTGCCATTCCTCATACACTCTGATGCCCTTGGACACCACTTTTTCGTAGAGTGTGTTGAGAAGCACATGACCGGTGAGGTCGGCGGAATAACACGTGCGCGGGAACCCGGCTCCACCGAAGGGCCGCTGCGCGATGGAGCCGTCCGGAAACCGGCTGAAGGGGCACCCCCAGTGTTCCATTTCGTAGACAACTTGCGGCGCCTCTCTGCACATGATCTCCACGGCATGCTGGTCGGCGAGATAGTCGCTTCCCTTTATCGTATCAAACGCATGCTTTTCCCAGGTGTCATCCTTGCCATCGGGATTATTCGCCAGAGCCGCATTGATCCCTCCCTGCGCAGCGATCGAATGAGAACGCACCGGATGGACCTTTGACAGAACCGCCGTATCGTATTTCTCGGAGAGACCGACCGCAGCTCTAAGCCCGGCAAGACCTCCTCCAACTATAAGAACATCGTGCTCAAGCATGGTTATGACATGACGGCGTACACATAGAGCAGAAAAACCGAAATGGCCGATGCCGCGCCGCTCGACAACCAGAAGAGCCTCTTTTCCTTCTTATAGCCGAAATCCAAGATAATGGTCCGTATGCCATATATGCTGTGAAAGGTGAAAAGGATCAGGATGAGCACATCAATAACGGGTTGTCTGTGAAGGCTTAGCGCCCATTCAGGCTTTTGGTCTTTTGCGTACAGGAAAAAGCTTGTGAGTATTTTAACACCGAAGAGAATAACGAGTGACACACCGCTCAGCCTGTGGAAGAGCCAGATGAACATACGCCCTCCTTACGGAACATTTTCTGTAAGATAACAACACAGGGATTGTATTCTGTCAAGGGCAAAAAGAGCATGGGCCGAGACAGGCATGGAGCCTTATTTTGCCATGCCCTTAGCTCATTCTTGAGCGCGAGGGGGAGGCTCCGACAGCTTTGCTGGTGGAGGGGGCGACGTTATGCAGTTTCAAATAATCCCTTAGCTCATTCTTGAGCGCGAGGGGGAGGCTCCGACAGCTTTGCTGGTGGAGGGGGCGACGCAAGCCCCAGTAAATAGAAAAGACTTGACTTTCACCCGCCGGAAAAGAATAATTAGGAAATAGTAAAGGGGGTTTTATTTCTTGGCGAATGATAGTGAAAGTTCACAGACAGGCGTGCGGCAGGAGGCA contains:
- the mobB gene encoding molybdopterin-guanine dinucleotide biosynthesis protein B gives rise to the protein MIAHKPPVISFVGTSKSGKTTFIEKLIPLLKESGLRIAVIKHHHLNFEIDTIGKDTYRHKKAGASAVILSSPRKIALVRDLERELSLQEIVSGYIGDIDLVITEGYKQESTPKIEVFRRATGSAPLYPHDDKIVAVIADEKIDAKVAHFFMLDIKGVAKFIMEFFQLRGFGAK
- a CDS encoding FAD-dependent oxidoreductase, with amino-acid sequence MLEHDVLIVGGGLAGLRAAVGLSEKYDTAVLSKVHPVRSHSIAAQGGINAALANNPDGKDDTWEKHAFDTIKGSDYLADQHAVEIMCREAPQVVYEMEHWGCPFSRFPDGSIAQRPFGGAGFPRTCYSADLTGHVLLNTLYEKVVSKGIRVYEEWHATSLVTEDGVCHGVIAYDLMNGEIIPIRARATLFATGGYGRVYFYSTNALINTGSGIGIAYAARVPLKDMEFVQFHPTGLIGTNILISEACRGEGGFLLNNRGERFMAQYAPKAMELAPRDIVSRSIQTEIEEGRCFEHPLGRYIKLDLRHLGKERIQNRLPGIRKICIDFIGIDPVYEPIPIMPCQHYSMGGISTNERCETNTKGFYAAGECACVSVHGANRLGGNSLLETVVFGKLAAAAIDRYLTNDGVRSCEKLLESAKDTMERAIKNLSNGGDERPSVLQTELSRTMSENVGIFRTKDEMKRALEDISTIKERYKRIRLSSADRHMNYELVGAIELSHMLDVAHAIVLGAILREESRGAHYRRDFNKRNDTEWLKHSIAQIGTEGEPVITSQDVRITRYEPQERTY
- a CDS encoding Rieske (2Fe-2S) protein, translated to MKIPYSLVTRRTFLNTLFGGWLLAFSAGSIYPLLKFAFPTLSKEPDFVVLAARDFLSIPPNSIRPFAWGGKVGLFLKKTDGEVSALKGVCTHMECNITYRAEEKKFYCACHKGWFDDNGKNIQGPPPRPLEFFDVTVSGEKMIIARKGVKVDTARA
- a CDS encoding NUDIX hydrolase, with amino-acid sequence MVLLSMIKKWKLIESKVDKDYRVFKIKAEMALSPRTNQVGTFYTIDTNDWVNIVPLTESGEVVMIRQYRHGSKEINLEIPGGLVDDEHHQEAALRELLEETGYTGENIRLLGSVNPNPAIFNNLCHTYLVENVKKVAEKNLDPQEDIEVVLTPIQSVPSLIEKGIITHALVLIGFYFYFMKSPAKNNV
- the recO gene encoding DNA repair protein RecO, with product MSLYKDEAIVLSKRAYGESDKIVRLFTRASGKVAAIAKGASKSQKRFMNTLEPFNHIAIEYFEKYGKGMARLENADIMETNHGIETSLKKACIASFFSEFVDRLTKERQVYESLFFALKDLIFAVKRHDFLYSDIIYYQFLMLDILGYMPNFDSCVYCGSLIPDEIKVHFSKERGGVLCKSCARSIPHMLCGEGVIPGLMSLKNREEPLADITIEREARDIMEGFMSFHLDVEFRSYRILKSVIL
- a CDS encoding cytochrome bc complex cytochrome b subunit, yielding MIRQELRNWFEERYNVEDFRRFARSKRVPSHSYEIWYFTGGATLFLFIIQFITGAVLALYYIPHAEFAHKSIIEIVTKLHMGWFFRSLHHWGAQFAIALVLVHMFGTLMLKSYRKPRELLWLSGCILLGISIFFGLSGYFLLWDERAFAAVRVATGGAGNFPIVGGFIRNFLRGGIDVTGETLTRFYAFHVSILPLAVILVVVAHLFLVQYHGMSVPMSQESKRGQDTFFFPNILYKDLIIWLVLLGLVVTCAALAPPEIGRQADPLAPAPENIKPEWYFLSLFQTLKLFPGVILGLNGETIAIIIVTVAVLFLFLFPFFDRKSLRQERSPVFTWIGFIYIIYFIVMTVIGYFS
- the sdhB gene encoding succinate dehydrogenase iron-sulfur subunit; this translates as MITGNAYTFKILRYDAKEPEVAPIFHSYEIGAESGLTVLAVLLKIREQLDGTLSFRSSCRSAVCGSCAMVINGRIDLACRTQAASFESNTIILEPLPNMDVVKDLVVDMKPFWSMYEKVHPYLIRSSPHPDKEINQSEKERARIDQFVNCILCASCFGACPVITRDPEYVGPAAFAKLERFILDSRDERPTGFLETFNNEKGLWGCDTILRCIDACPKDVRPTDSIVGLRKTLIREKAKNVFRKGKV